From a region of the Hymenobacter jejuensis genome:
- the metK gene encoding methionine adenosyltransferase, whose protein sequence is MPYLFTSESVSEGHPDKVADQISDAILDEFLRLDPEAKVACETMVTTGLVVVAGEVKSKAYVDVQTIARNVIRRIGYTKAEYKFEAESCGILSALHEQSPDINQGVERQSPEDQGAGDQGMMFGYATRETENYMPLALDLSHRLLRELSAIRKEGQSMTYLRPDAKSQVTIRYTDDNKPEAIDTIVVSTQHDDFDGSEEAMLQRISDDIKTILIPRVKAGLGQEVLKLFNDQITYHINPTGKFVIGGPHGDSGLTGRKIIVDTYGGKGAHGGGAFSGKDSSKVDRSAAYAARHIAKNLVAAGVADQVLVQVAYAIGVAKPVGLYVTTYGTTKAKGADGELLTDGAIAEKVNALFDMRPYAIVKRFGLQNPIFGETAAYGHMGRQPGTKEVQSTNGGSNTYETFTWEKLDYVDQIKAEFAL, encoded by the coding sequence ATGCCTTATCTCTTCACTTCCGAATCTGTATCGGAAGGCCATCCCGATAAAGTAGCCGATCAAATTTCTGACGCCATTCTCGACGAGTTTCTGCGTTTGGATCCGGAAGCCAAAGTAGCTTGCGAAACCATGGTTACCACTGGTTTAGTAGTAGTGGCCGGCGAAGTAAAATCGAAAGCGTACGTCGATGTGCAAACCATCGCTCGCAACGTGATTCGCCGCATTGGCTATACCAAAGCCGAATATAAGTTTGAAGCCGAATCATGCGGTATTCTGTCGGCCCTGCACGAGCAGTCACCGGATATCAACCAAGGCGTTGAACGCCAAAGCCCTGAGGATCAAGGGGCTGGTGATCAGGGCATGATGTTCGGCTACGCCACTCGCGAGACCGAGAATTATATGCCATTGGCGCTGGATTTGTCGCACCGCCTGTTACGTGAGCTTTCGGCTATCCGTAAGGAAGGCCAAAGCATGACGTATTTGCGGCCAGATGCGAAATCGCAGGTGACGATTCGCTACACCGACGATAACAAGCCCGAAGCCATTGATACCATCGTGGTAAGTACCCAGCACGATGATTTCGACGGTTCGGAAGAAGCCATGCTGCAGCGCATTTCCGATGATATCAAAACCATCCTGATTCCTCGGGTGAAAGCCGGTCTTGGGCAGGAAGTATTGAAGTTATTTAACGATCAGATTACTTACCACATCAACCCAACCGGGAAGTTTGTAATCGGTGGCCCGCACGGTGACTCTGGCCTCACGGGCCGGAAGATCATTGTGGATACTTACGGTGGCAAAGGAGCCCACGGCGGCGGTGCTTTCTCGGGTAAAGACTCGTCGAAAGTCGACCGTTCGGCCGCGTATGCTGCCCGCCACATCGCTAAAAATTTGGTAGCGGCCGGCGTTGCTGACCAAGTGCTTGTGCAGGTCGCTTACGCTATCGGTGTTGCGAAGCCTGTAGGGCTTTACGTGACCACCTACGGCACCACCAAAGCAAAAGGTGCTGACGGAGAACTGCTTACAGACGGTGCAATTGCTGAAAAGGTAAACGCGCTGTTCGATATGCGCCCTTATGCCATCGTGAAGCGCTTCGGTTTACAGAACCCCATCTTCGGCGAAACGGCCGCCTACGGCCACATGGGACGCCAGCCAGGTACAAAAGAAGTACAATCCACTAACGGCGGTTCCAACACCTACGAAACCTTCACTTGGGAGAAGCTCGATTATGTTGACCAGATCAAAGCAGAGTTTGCCTTGTAA
- a CDS encoding amidase, with the protein MKKLLPLLGVGAICFGAGALVPRPADVPAITIPMVRAAQELIGLSFTDAQIDSAQRNLTQYRQSYEALSKLNMPNSVAPAEVFNPQPLRLRQSLAGAPTVSAGKLPDAPKVKLPANRDDLAFFTVRQLGELLRTKQISSEELTQFFIARLKKYDPKLLCVITVTEDLALQQARQADQEIKAGKYRGPLHGIPFGVKDLFSAKGYKTTWGATPYKDQILDEDAAVVERLRNAGGVLVAKLTLGALAQGDVWFGGKTKTPWDITRGSSGSSAGSASAVAAGLLPYAIGTETLGSIVSPSTACGVTGLRPTYGRISRAGAMALSWTMDKAGPITRSAQDCAIVFAALAGPDARDPATMQAPTPFKYAFDTNIKKLRVGYLKSAFEANYPTKANDQATLDMLRKLGVELVPLELPTLPASAMRLCLTVEGAAAFDELTRSGRDALLVGQNRNDWPNTFRSSRFIPAVEYIQSQRARTLLIEQMDEKLRNLDLYIAPSFSASLTITNLTGHPAVAVPNGLTDKGLPTTITFTGQLYEEGKLLALVKAYQDATDFDEKHPPLNF; encoded by the coding sequence ATGAAAAAATTGTTACCCTTGCTTGGGGTCGGTGCCATCTGCTTCGGGGCAGGCGCTTTGGTACCCCGCCCCGCCGACGTACCAGCCATTACGATACCTATGGTGCGTGCCGCACAAGAGCTTATCGGACTGAGTTTTACGGATGCTCAGATCGATTCGGCGCAACGCAACCTCACCCAGTATCGGCAGAGCTACGAGGCCTTGAGCAAGCTGAACATGCCTAACAGCGTGGCGCCGGCCGAAGTATTCAATCCACAGCCACTACGCCTGCGCCAGTCGTTGGCCGGCGCCCCAACCGTCAGCGCCGGCAAGCTGCCCGACGCGCCCAAAGTAAAGCTGCCCGCTAACCGCGATGACTTGGCGTTCTTCACGGTGCGGCAACTGGGCGAATTGCTGCGCACCAAGCAGATTTCTTCAGAAGAACTGACGCAGTTTTTTATCGCGAGGCTGAAGAAGTATGATCCTAAGCTGCTGTGCGTAATTACCGTGACCGAGGACTTGGCATTGCAGCAAGCCCGGCAGGCCGACCAAGAAATAAAGGCTGGCAAATACCGCGGGCCCCTGCACGGGATTCCGTTCGGTGTCAAGGATTTATTCAGCGCCAAAGGCTACAAAACTACCTGGGGTGCAACGCCTTACAAAGACCAGATCCTCGACGAAGACGCTGCCGTTGTGGAGCGTTTGCGCAATGCCGGCGGCGTGTTGGTGGCCAAGCTCACGCTAGGCGCGCTGGCACAGGGCGACGTATGGTTTGGCGGCAAAACCAAAACTCCCTGGGACATCACGCGGGGCAGCAGCGGCTCGTCGGCGGGCTCGGCGTCGGCCGTGGCGGCGGGCTTGTTGCCGTATGCCATTGGTACTGAAACACTTGGATCGATCGTGAGCCCGAGCACGGCGTGTGGCGTAACGGGCTTACGGCCTACGTACGGTCGCATTAGCCGGGCGGGTGCCATGGCTTTGAGTTGGACGATGGACAAAGCCGGCCCTATCACGCGCTCGGCTCAAGATTGCGCCATTGTGTTTGCTGCCTTGGCTGGCCCCGACGCGCGCGACCCAGCCACCATGCAGGCCCCGACGCCTTTCAAATACGCTTTCGATACCAACATCAAAAAGCTGCGTGTTGGCTACCTCAAGTCCGCTTTTGAAGCCAATTACCCCACCAAAGCCAACGACCAAGCGACGCTGGACATGCTTCGTAAGCTGGGCGTAGAGTTGGTGCCGCTGGAGCTGCCCACGCTGCCTGCCTCCGCCATGCGCCTGTGTCTCACGGTGGAAGGCGCGGCGGCATTTGATGAACTCACCCGCTCTGGCCGCGATGCGCTGCTCGTTGGGCAGAACCGCAACGACTGGCCCAATACGTTTCGCTCCTCGCGCTTCATCCCGGCCGTTGAGTACATCCAGTCGCAACGAGCCCGAACGCTGCTCATCGAGCAAATGGACGAGAAACTGCGCAACCTCGACCTGTACATCGCGCCGTCGTTCAGTGCTAGTCTAACCATCACCAACCTCACCGGGCATCCGGCGGTGGCGGTTCCTAATGGCCTCACTGACAAAGGCTTGCCCACGACCATTACCTTCACCGGCCAGCTTTACGAAGAAGGCAAGTTGTTGGCTCTGGTGAAAGCTTATCAGGATGCTACGGACTTCGACGAAAAGCACCCGCCGCTGAACTTCTGA
- a CDS encoding cation diffusion facilitator family transporter: MSLNKTKNRLGLLSLVVSAVLVAIKFYAYYLTKSQAVLTDALESIINVFTSGFALYSLYLAGLPKDENHPYGHGKIEYLSVGFEGALILIAGVYIFYSATVALLHPHPVARPDSGIALLGATALINLGVGFVLVKSGKKLSSVALVGDGQHLYLDAVSTLVSCVALVLVAATGNVLFDSGAALLLGLFIVVNGFRMVRRSVSGLMDESDVDIVDQVIAELQRYRQPSWIDVHNLRVLRYGANLHIDCHIQMPYYFSLEETHNELNKIEDLIKQRFDVEVEMFVHADPCTFAACSLCHMTECPVRQHAFRHEITWTLSNAVKNERHHLGEPVEG; this comes from the coding sequence ATGTCATTGAACAAAACCAAAAACCGGCTTGGCCTTCTCTCATTGGTCGTAAGCGCCGTGCTGGTCGCCATTAAGTTTTACGCCTACTACCTGACCAAGTCGCAGGCCGTGCTCACCGATGCGTTGGAGTCGATTATCAACGTGTTTACCAGTGGGTTTGCGTTGTACAGCCTGTACTTGGCCGGGCTGCCCAAGGATGAAAATCACCCCTACGGCCACGGCAAAATCGAGTATCTGTCGGTAGGGTTTGAGGGCGCTCTGATTCTGATTGCGGGCGTGTATATATTTTACAGCGCCACCGTGGCGCTGCTGCATCCGCACCCTGTCGCTCGCCCCGATTCGGGCATTGCCTTGCTTGGCGCGACCGCACTTATAAATCTGGGCGTGGGCTTCGTGCTGGTAAAATCGGGCAAAAAGCTCAGCTCGGTGGCACTGGTAGGCGATGGACAGCACTTGTACCTCGATGCCGTGAGCACTTTGGTGTCGTGCGTGGCACTGGTATTGGTGGCTGCTACGGGCAACGTGCTGTTCGACTCCGGTGCGGCCTTGCTGTTGGGCTTGTTTATTGTGGTAAACGGATTTCGCATGGTGCGCCGCTCGGTATCGGGGCTCATGGACGAATCGGACGTGGACATTGTGGATCAGGTGATTGCCGAATTGCAGCGCTACCGCCAGCCGTCTTGGATTGATGTGCACAACCTGCGCGTGCTGCGGTACGGCGCCAATCTGCACATCGATTGCCACATCCAGATGCCTTATTACTTCAGTCTCGAAGAAACGCACAACGAACTGAACAAGATCGAAGATCTGATCAAGCAGCGCTTTGATGTAGAGGTCGAAATGTTCGTGCACGCCGACCCGTGCACGTTTGCAGCCTGTTCGCTCTGCCACATGACCGAGTGCCCCGTTCGCCAGCACGCCTTCCGTCACGAAATCACCTGGACACTGAGCAACGCCGTGAAAAACGAACGTCATCATCTCGGCGAACCGGTTGAGGGGTAG
- a CDS encoding RNA polymerase sigma factor has protein sequence MSCSPTDAELVAQLQAGNATAFRTLVERYQAPVYRTALSLLRSPEEAEDVAQEVFVEVYQTIARFRSEAALSTWLYRLATSQALKQRRKARTKKRFAFLTTLLGTHHEVLHEQPDYRHPLALLEGQQQQQQLLDAIARLPESQQVAFTLRHEQELSYEEIAAVLDTSRPAVESLLFRARQSLRKFLHPHLA, from the coding sequence GTGAGTTGTTCCCCCACCGACGCCGAGCTAGTGGCCCAGCTTCAGGCGGGTAATGCGACAGCTTTTCGCACGCTCGTCGAACGGTACCAAGCACCCGTATACCGTACGGCTCTGAGCCTGCTGCGCTCCCCCGAAGAGGCCGAAGACGTAGCCCAGGAGGTGTTTGTGGAAGTCTATCAAACCATTGCCCGGTTTCGGAGCGAGGCCGCCCTCAGCACCTGGCTCTACCGCCTGGCTACCTCTCAAGCGTTGAAACAGCGGCGAAAGGCCCGGACTAAAAAGCGCTTTGCCTTCCTGACCACCTTGCTGGGGACCCACCACGAAGTGCTGCACGAGCAGCCCGATTATCGGCACCCTTTGGCGCTGCTGGAAGGCCAGCAGCAACAGCAGCAACTCCTTGATGCCATCGCGCGCCTCCCGGAAAGCCAACAAGTGGCCTTTACCCTGCGCCACGAGCAGGAGTTAAGCTACGAAGAAATTGCCGCTGTGCTGGACACCAGCCGGCCGGCCGTCGAGTCTCTGCTGTTTCGTGCGCGGCAAAGCTTGCGCAAGTTTCTCCATCCTCATCTCGCCTAA
- a CDS encoding PQQ-dependent sugar dehydrogenase: protein MKCFAAFLFLVASILALPVQAQTTTFPVGATTITVSTLAGNLAVPWELVWGPDNFIWMTERGGRISRVNPTSGEVIPLLTVPDVATSSEGGLLGMALHPDFATSPYLYIVYNYNDNGYKEKLVRYTYSAAGTGSLSNPQVLLGNITATTTHSGSRLLILPDRTILMTTGDAQLRPEAQNVNSLNGKVLRLNLDGSIPANNPIAGSPTYSYGHRNPQGLVRAGNGLIYSTEHGQDAEDELNLIEPNRNYGWPTVEGNCNLPEEQAFCTANNVRAPLYSWGPTIAVAGLAYYDSPAIPEWRNNLLAVALKASKLVQLPLTTNGSAVGAATDFLNTFGRLRAICVSPQGRVYVSTSNRDGRGTPAATDDRILVLENRSYVALPTVAAKATAFQIWPNPARQTVFVRLPSPSASSGTAELSDALGRVVRTLPWPKGQTELSIPTNDLQSGVYAFRLRDGQRQYSQRVVIQ, encoded by the coding sequence ATGAAATGTTTCGCCGCCTTTTTGTTTTTAGTCGCCTCTATCCTAGCGCTACCTGTTCAGGCTCAGACCACTACCTTTCCTGTAGGAGCTACTACTATTACCGTTTCTACCCTGGCCGGCAACCTGGCAGTACCTTGGGAACTGGTTTGGGGCCCCGATAACTTCATCTGGATGACCGAGCGCGGCGGACGCATCAGCCGCGTCAATCCTACATCCGGCGAGGTGATTCCGCTGCTAACCGTGCCCGACGTGGCCACTAGCAGCGAAGGTGGCCTGCTCGGAATGGCGCTGCACCCCGACTTTGCGACTTCGCCCTACCTGTACATCGTGTATAATTACAACGACAACGGCTACAAGGAAAAGCTGGTGCGTTACACGTATTCGGCGGCGGGCACGGGTTCGCTGAGCAATCCGCAGGTGTTGCTCGGCAACATCACGGCCACGACCACGCACAGCGGCTCGCGGCTTCTCATCCTTCCCGACCGTACCATTCTGATGACTACCGGCGACGCCCAGCTACGGCCCGAAGCCCAGAACGTCAACTCTTTGAATGGCAAAGTGTTGCGCTTAAACCTCGACGGCAGCATTCCGGCTAACAACCCTATCGCCGGCAGCCCCACTTACTCCTACGGCCACCGCAATCCGCAAGGGCTTGTCAGGGCTGGCAACGGCCTGATCTACAGCACCGAACACGGCCAGGATGCCGAAGATGAACTCAACCTTATCGAGCCGAACCGCAATTATGGCTGGCCGACGGTGGAAGGCAACTGCAACTTGCCGGAGGAACAGGCTTTCTGTACGGCCAACAACGTACGCGCGCCGCTCTATAGCTGGGGCCCGACTATAGCGGTCGCAGGCCTTGCGTATTACGATTCGCCAGCGATTCCGGAGTGGCGCAACAACTTGCTGGCAGTAGCGCTAAAAGCCTCTAAACTAGTGCAGTTGCCTCTTACTACCAATGGCAGCGCAGTTGGCGCTGCCACTGATTTCTTGAACACCTTTGGCCGTTTACGGGCCATTTGCGTGTCGCCGCAGGGGCGCGTGTACGTGAGCACCAGCAACCGCGACGGCCGCGGCACCCCAGCCGCTACCGACGACCGCATTCTTGTCTTGGAAAACCGGTCTTACGTGGCATTACCCACGGTTGCAGCCAAAGCCACTGCGTTTCAGATATGGCCCAATCCGGCGCGGCAAACGGTTTTTGTGCGCCTTCCTTCCCCATCTGCCAGCAGCGGCACTGCGGAGCTAAGCGACGCGCTGGGTCGGGTGGTGCGCACGCTCCCTTGGCCCAAAGGCCAAACCGAGCTCAGCATTCCAACAAATGATTTACAGTCAGGCGTTTATGCTTTCCGCTTACGCGACGGCCAACGTCAATACTCGCAGCGAGTGGTAATTCAGTAA
- a CDS encoding HD domain-containing protein: protein MIATTTTLPARWSRLTTPLVSDVAVRQAMLRQLTEAYDSSSRHYHTFTHIRNVLDDLERHAAQLQDPVVVQLAVWFHDALYNPMRDDNEARSASMAQEFLAHTNLAAARRERVSYLIERTKDHTAPQPAADTDLHLLLDADLGILGVSEADYWQYARQVRQEYRLVPDFMYRRGRRKVLEKLLAAPIIYHTADFRNKLEVPARRNLKAELRAWEQGGI from the coding sequence GTGATCGCTACTACTACCACCCTTCCTGCCCGCTGGAGCCGCCTTACCACGCCGTTGGTGAGCGACGTGGCCGTTCGGCAGGCCATGCTTCGGCAGCTAACAGAAGCGTACGACTCATCGAGCCGCCACTACCATACATTTACGCATATCCGCAACGTGCTTGATGACTTGGAGCGCCACGCTGCTCAGCTCCAAGATCCGGTAGTGGTACAGTTGGCCGTGTGGTTTCACGATGCCTTGTACAACCCCATGCGCGACGATAACGAAGCTCGGAGTGCCAGCATGGCTCAGGAGTTTCTGGCGCATACCAACCTGGCCGCCGCCCGCCGCGAGCGGGTGAGCTACCTCATTGAGCGCACCAAAGACCATACGGCCCCTCAGCCTGCCGCCGATACCGATCTGCACCTGCTGCTGGACGCCGACCTGGGAATCTTGGGCGTTTCGGAGGCTGATTACTGGCAATATGCCCGCCAGGTGCGGCAGGAATACCGGCTGGTTCCCGATTTTATGTACCGCCGCGGCCGTCGCAAAGTGCTCGAAAAGCTGTTGGCCGCGCCGATTATTTATCATACCGCCGATTTCCGGAATAAACTGGAAGTACCAGCTCGTCGCAACCTCAAAGCCGAATTGCGCGCTTGGGAGCAGGGTGGGATTTAG
- the lgt gene encoding prolipoprotein diacylglyceryl transferase, with protein sequence MTSLLAYVVWNPDPILAQIGPLTLRWYGLLFMSGFVVGTPIFQHIFRCENVSPRWVEVLTLYVLVGTVVGARLGHIFFYEPDILLKDPLEVFKVWHGGLASHGATLSIPLACWLFARRHQFDTLWVLDRIVLVVGIGGACIRLGNFMNSEIGGYPTTVPWAVVFPRDTEHLLPATRPLPAGAVLVALPVRQPTGEISHWILPAAAIGPDALMAVPRHPTQLYESLYCVLLVSLLYYLWNRTKARTPRGLLLGLFLVLLFTQRFLGEFLKEAQVDFEKDHLLNQGQLLSVLPILVGLWLLWRVGKDPKNPYGHAPRDLDEPLPTERVVASLPVGSNK encoded by the coding sequence ATGACTTCCCTGCTTGCTTACGTGGTTTGGAACCCCGACCCCATCCTTGCCCAGATTGGCCCACTCACGCTCCGCTGGTACGGGCTGCTGTTCATGTCGGGTTTTGTGGTGGGCACCCCAATATTCCAGCACATTTTCCGGTGCGAGAACGTGTCGCCGCGGTGGGTGGAGGTCTTGACCCTCTACGTGCTGGTGGGTACCGTGGTGGGCGCGCGCCTGGGCCACATCTTCTTTTATGAACCCGACATCCTGCTGAAAGACCCGCTGGAAGTGTTTAAAGTCTGGCACGGCGGGCTGGCTTCGCACGGGGCGACCCTGAGCATTCCGCTGGCCTGCTGGCTGTTTGCTCGCCGCCACCAGTTCGATACCCTCTGGGTGCTCGACCGCATCGTACTAGTGGTCGGTATTGGCGGGGCGTGCATCCGGCTGGGCAATTTCATGAACTCCGAAATTGGGGGCTATCCCACCACCGTGCCGTGGGCCGTGGTGTTTCCGCGCGACACCGAGCACCTGCTGCCCGCCACCCGCCCGCTGCCCGCCGGGGCCGTGCTGGTGGCCCTCCCCGTACGCCAGCCAACGGGCGAAATAAGCCACTGGATATTGCCCGCCGCGGCCATCGGCCCCGACGCGCTGATGGCTGTTCCGCGTCACCCCACGCAACTCTACGAGTCGCTATATTGCGTGCTGCTGGTGTCGCTCCTCTACTATCTCTGGAACCGCACGAAAGCGCGCACCCCGCGCGGGCTACTGCTCGGCCTGTTTCTGGTGCTGTTGTTCACCCAGCGCTTCCTGGGCGAATTCCTTAAGGAAGCCCAAGTGGATTTCGAGAAAGACCACCTGCTCAACCAAGGCCAATTGCTCAGCGTGCTGCCGATATTAGTGGGCCTGTGGCTGCTATGGCGCGTCGGCAAAGACCCGAAAAATCCGTACGGCCACGCCCCCCGCGATTTGGACGAACCCTTGCCAACTGAGCGGGTAGTTGCTTCTTTACCAGTTGGAAGCAACAAGTAG
- a CDS encoding S9 family peptidase, translating into MRLTSIAWLWPWLLPAAVVAQSQPTPAPTSLAPLTVEKIMRDPAQWIGTSPSNVSWGEDGKHIYFNWNPEKARRDSLYSATPDGKTIRKVSLREQRALPANNGAYDRKYARKVYEKEGDIYLLELKSNKIRRVTNTAEREFAPAFALQDQLISYTRGGNLFTWDPATGETVQRTDFRKGSKPGNGQSGEKADKFLRDQQLSLFQIIKKKDQDQKDRSRAQKALARLRPKAIYIGGQSADNLQLSPDGRYVTYTLVQEASGDRVAVVPNFVTSSGFTEEIQARTKVGSPQATYQLGLYDIGRDTTFMVGYTGLKGLDEQPAYRKEYQVKSKPQTATDTSKTAAKKPEKAGELRRLAPFGPFWSDNGQRAFLVLRSADNKDRWLVSLDPATQKLTLLDRQRDEAWINGPGIGYEAGNVGWMPDNQRIWFQSEESGYSHLYTVDVANGQKKALTSGKFEIQRAQLSRDKKTWYLTANKTHPGEQHFYSMPANGGPLTQITTLPGASEVTLSPDEKTLAVRYSYSTKPWELYVMPNKAGAKAKQITSSLTSEFKSYAWREPEVISFKARDGADVYARLYRPATPQAQGPAVIFVHGAGYLQNAHKWWSQYFREYMFNNLLVEHGYTVLDIDYRGSSGYGREVRTGIYRYMGGKDLNDHVDGAKLLVEKYGVSPQRIGLYGGSYGGFITLMAMFTQPDVFKAGAALRSVTDWAHYNHDYTDNILNEPYNDSIAYLRSSPIYHAEGLKGALLMCHGMVDTNVHFQDIVRLTQRLIELHKENWELAVYPVENHGFEEPSSWTDEYKRILKLFETNLKPGASGSASGTGQ; encoded by the coding sequence ATGCGCCTTACTTCTATTGCCTGGTTGTGGCCTTGGTTGCTGCCTGCCGCCGTCGTTGCTCAATCTCAGCCAACGCCTGCTCCCACCTCCCTTGCCCCGCTGACGGTGGAGAAAATCATGCGCGATCCGGCGCAGTGGATAGGTACTTCGCCTTCCAACGTGTCGTGGGGCGAAGATGGTAAGCACATCTATTTCAACTGGAACCCCGAAAAAGCCCGCCGCGATTCGTTGTATTCGGCCACGCCCGACGGCAAAACCATTCGCAAAGTAAGTCTGCGCGAGCAACGCGCCTTGCCGGCAAACAACGGCGCATACGATCGGAAATACGCTCGAAAGGTTTACGAAAAGGAGGGCGATATCTACCTGCTGGAGCTGAAATCCAACAAAATCCGGCGCGTGACCAACACCGCCGAGCGCGAGTTTGCACCGGCGTTTGCCCTGCAAGACCAGCTTATTAGCTACACGCGCGGCGGCAACCTCTTTACTTGGGACCCGGCTACTGGCGAAACCGTGCAGCGCACCGATTTCCGCAAGGGCTCAAAGCCCGGCAACGGACAGTCGGGCGAGAAAGCAGACAAATTCCTGCGTGATCAGCAACTATCTCTCTTTCAAATAATTAAGAAAAAAGATCAGGATCAAAAAGATCGGTCGCGGGCGCAGAAGGCCTTGGCGCGCTTGCGGCCCAAGGCAATATACATAGGTGGCCAAAGCGCAGATAATCTGCAACTTAGCCCCGATGGTCGGTATGTAACTTACACATTGGTGCAGGAGGCCAGCGGCGATCGGGTGGCCGTAGTGCCCAACTTCGTGACTTCTTCGGGCTTCACGGAGGAAATTCAGGCTCGCACTAAAGTTGGCTCTCCACAGGCCACTTATCAGTTGGGTCTGTATGATATCGGGCGCGATACCACCTTCATGGTGGGCTATACGGGCCTTAAAGGGCTAGATGAGCAACCGGCGTATCGTAAAGAGTATCAGGTTAAAAGCAAGCCGCAAACTGCCACTGACACAAGCAAAACGGCCGCTAAGAAACCAGAAAAAGCCGGCGAGCTGCGCCGGCTGGCCCCATTTGGGCCGTTCTGGTCGGACAACGGGCAGCGGGCCTTTCTGGTGTTGCGCTCGGCTGATAACAAAGACCGCTGGCTGGTTTCCCTCGATCCGGCAACGCAGAAGCTCACTTTGCTCGACCGCCAGCGCGACGAAGCCTGGATCAACGGTCCTGGTATTGGCTATGAAGCAGGTAACGTTGGGTGGATGCCTGATAATCAACGCATTTGGTTTCAAAGCGAGGAAAGCGGCTATTCGCACCTCTACACCGTCGATGTGGCCAACGGCCAAAAGAAAGCCCTGACCAGCGGCAAATTTGAAATCCAGAGAGCCCAGCTCAGCCGCGACAAAAAGACGTGGTACCTCACGGCCAACAAAACGCATCCGGGCGAGCAGCACTTCTACAGCATGCCTGCCAACGGCGGGCCCCTGACGCAAATCACGACGCTGCCAGGAGCCAGCGAAGTCACGCTGTCGCCCGACGAGAAAACGCTGGCCGTGCGCTATAGCTACAGCACCAAGCCGTGGGAACTATACGTCATGCCCAACAAAGCCGGGGCCAAAGCCAAACAGATCACTAGCTCGCTCACCAGTGAGTTCAAAAGCTATGCGTGGCGCGAACCGGAAGTTATCAGTTTTAAAGCTCGCGACGGCGCCGACGTGTACGCTCGCTTGTACCGGCCCGCTACGCCGCAGGCGCAAGGCCCAGCGGTGATTTTTGTGCATGGCGCGGGCTATTTGCAGAACGCCCACAAATGGTGGAGCCAGTATTTTCGCGAATACATGTTCAACAACTTGCTGGTGGAGCACGGCTACACGGTCCTTGATATTGATTACCGTGGCTCGTCGGGTTATGGGCGTGAGGTGCGCACGGGCATCTACCGCTACATGGGCGGCAAAGACCTGAATGATCATGTAGATGGAGCAAAACTGCTCGTTGAAAAGTACGGTGTCAGTCCCCAACGCATTGGTCTTTACGGTGGTAGCTACGGCGGCTTTATCACGCTGATGGCAATGTTTACCCAGCCCGACGTATTCAAAGCCGGTGCTGCGCTACGCTCCGTCACCGATTGGGCGCACTACAACCACGACTACACCGACAACATCCTCAACGAGCCTTATAATGACAGCATCGCTTATTTGCGCTCTTCGCCCATCTACCACGCCGAAGGTCTGAAAGGTGCCTTGCTGATGTGCCACGGCATGGTCGATACCAATGTGCATTTTCAGGATATTGTACGCCTGACGCAGCGCCTGATCGAGTTACACAAGGAAAACTGGGAGCTGGCCGTGTATCCTGTGGAAAACCACGGATTCGAAGAGCCCAGCTCCTGGACCGACGAATACAAACGCATCCTGAAGCTGTTTGAAACGAATTTGAAACCGGGCGCCAGTGGCTCAGCCAGCGGCACAGGGCAATAG
- a CDS encoding GNAT family N-acetyltransferase — protein sequence MPVPYTCVHPDGGFVVDTSRERLDVPVIHRYLAQESYWAQNIPLETVERALDNSLNFGLYTADDQLVGFSRIVTDRATFAWLCDVFVLPEFRGQGLSKWLMECVWAHPELQGIRRRMLATLDAHGLYMQFGFMPLANPERYLEARLPNPYGVPTAN from the coding sequence ATGCCTGTTCCTTATACCTGTGTGCACCCCGATGGTGGGTTTGTAGTCGATACCAGCCGTGAGCGGCTGGACGTGCCCGTCATCCATCGGTATTTGGCCCAAGAATCATACTGGGCCCAGAACATCCCACTCGAAACCGTGGAGCGAGCGCTTGATAATTCGCTCAACTTTGGTTTGTATACTGCTGATGATCAATTAGTTGGATTTAGTAGAATTGTGACCGATCGTGCGACCTTTGCGTGGCTTTGCGACGTATTTGTACTGCCGGAATTTCGCGGCCAAGGTCTGTCGAAATGGTTGATGGAGTGCGTGTGGGCGCACCCTGAGTTGCAGGGAATCCGACGCCGGATGCTGGCCACCCTCGATGCCCACGGCCTGTACATGCAGTTTGGTTTCATGCCGCTGGCAAATCCCGAACGGTATCTGGAAGCCCGGCTGCCTAACCCTTATGGGGTACCGACTGCGAATTAA